The following are from one region of the Quercus robur chromosome 1, dhQueRobu3.1, whole genome shotgun sequence genome:
- the LOC126725233 gene encoding ras-related protein Rab11D-like isoform X1, whose protein sequence is MASQGKEGYGVSEQMIDYEFKVVLIGDFEVGKCQILERCERKESKTDTAVTVKYETQTLHIEKKSVKAHIWGIIRQERNNVDSNADYKDADGVILVYDVTNRKSFDCMTLCLEELHRHAKKRQAIILIGNKSDSENDREVLRKEACGFAEKNGLIFWEISALEGADFDNALKDLLTNIVNINSNNTTNNTTNTTNSNNTTTSTTTYTTTSDNITATSTTTSTTGNNTTNTTTNSYNNNNTNQAATIGIWATSMLIVFTEAI, encoded by the exons atggCAAGCCAAGGTAAAGAAGGATATGGAGTTTCGGAACAGATGATTGACTATGAATTCAAGGTGGTGCTGATAGGAGATTTTGAGGTTGGGAAGTGTCAGATACTGGAACGTTGCGAACGCAAAGAGTCCAAGACTGATACTGCCGTTACTGTCAAGTACGAGACCCAAACCCTTCACATCGAGAAAAAGAGTGTTAAGGCCCACATTTGGGGCATCATTCGCCAAGAACG AAACAATGTAGATTCAAATGCAGATTACAAGGATGCTGATGGGGTAATACTGGTTTACGACGTAACTAACCGCAAGAGTTTTGATTGCATGACTCTTTGCCTGGAAGAGTTGCATCGCCATGCAAAGAAGAGACAAGCTATCATTCTGATAGGGAACAAAAGTGATTCTGAGAATGATCGTGAAGTTCTAAGAAAGGAAGCTTGTGGATTTGCTGAGAAGAACGGTTTGATTTTCTGGGAGATCTCGGCATTGGAAGGAGCTGATTTTGATAATGCCTTAAAGGATTTGTTGACAAACATTGTGAACATTAATAGCAATAACACTACCAATAATACCACCAATACCACCAACAGCAATAATACCACCACCAGTACCACCACATATACCACCACCAGCGATAATATCACTGCCACTAGTACCACCACTAGCACCACCGGCAATAATACCACCAATACCACCACCAACAGCTACAATAATAACAACACCAATCAGGCAGCAACAATTGGAATTTGGGCAACATCAATGTTGATAGTTTTTACAGaagcaatataa